From the Terriglobia bacterium genome, one window contains:
- a CDS encoding methylated-DNA--[protein]-cysteine S-methyltransferase, with amino-acid sequence MEKLEGAGHSVTWEARALSEVQHQVDEYFTRRRRKFEIPLHLVGTDFQMRVWEELLQIPYGKTRSYGELAVRIGHPHGSRAVGRANATNPVSLIVPCHRVIGADRNLTGYGGGIDIKKKLLILEGAFSGSEQFSFGSWADR; translated from the coding sequence ATGGAGAAGCTCGAAGGGGCAGGTCATTCAGTCACCTGGGAGGCCCGGGCGTTGAGCGAGGTCCAGCACCAGGTCGACGAATACTTTACCCGGCGGCGAAGGAAATTCGAGATTCCTCTGCATCTCGTGGGCACGGATTTCCAAATGCGGGTGTGGGAGGAGCTTCTGCAAATCCCCTACGGAAAGACCCGGAGCTATGGCGAGCTGGCAGTGCGCATTGGCCATCCACACGGCTCGAGAGCCGTAGGCCGGGCGAATGCGACCAACCCGGTGTCTCTCATCGTTCCTTGCCATCGGGTCATCGGGGCCGATCGGAATCTCACCGGCTACGGGGGAGGCATTGATATTAAAAAGAAACTGTTGATCCTGGAGGGGGCATTTTCAGGGTCCGAGCAGTTTTCCTTCGGATCCTGGGCGGATCGTTGA
- a CDS encoding carbonic anhydrase: MSKVLEEVLAANARYAEGFGDKGKLAMPPARKFAILTCMDARLHPSKFAGLAEGDAHVIRNAGGRASDDAIRSLVISCKLLGTREWFVVHHTNCGMEVFTDEIMRDLLGNSLKTATFDGKTWRDTGAGPGSTEGQFIDWLTIKDQSKSVIADVQRIRSHPLVPGDIPIYGYVYDVATGKLREVPEATAAGRAR, translated from the coding sequence ATGAGCAAAGTACTGGAAGAGGTTCTAGCAGCGAATGCCCGTTATGCCGAAGGCTTTGGTGACAAGGGCAAGCTGGCGATGCCGCCGGCCCGCAAGTTCGCAATTCTCACCTGTATGGATGCACGGCTGCACCCGTCCAAGTTTGCGGGACTTGCAGAAGGGGACGCCCACGTCATTCGGAACGCCGGCGGCCGGGCCAGCGATGACGCCATACGGTCCCTGGTGATCTCCTGCAAGTTGCTCGGCACGCGCGAGTGGTTCGTTGTTCATCACACCAACTGCGGGATGGAAGTGTTCACGGATGAAATCATGCGGGATTTGCTCGGAAACAGCCTGAAGACCGCGACGTTCGATGGAAAGACCTGGCGCGATACGGGTGCAGGACCCGGGTCGACTGAGGGTCAATTCATCGATTGGCTCACGATCAAAGACCAATCGAAGAGCGTCATCGCCGATGTCCAGCGCATTCGAAGCCATCCTCTGGTTCCGGGCGATATCCCGATCTACGGGTATGTCTATGATGTCGCAACAGGAAAACTAAGAGAGGTTCCCGAGGCCACAGCCGCGGGCAGGGCAAGATAA
- a CDS encoding zinc ribbon domain-containing protein: MPIYEFECLKCKKIFSLVMSLTEYEKKKPECPKCGSKQVEQVVEAFYAVTSKKS, encoded by the coding sequence ATGCCCATCTATGAATTCGAATGTTTGAAGTGCAAGAAGATATTCTCGCTTGTTATGTCCCTGACCGAATACGAAAAGAAAAAGCCCGAGTGCCCCAAGTGTGGAAGCAAGCAGGTGGAGCAGGTGGTCGAGGCTTTTTACGCTGTCACCTCCAAGAAGAGCTGA
- a CDS encoding CHAT domain-containing protein: MTRSIRSYSLVIGLIARRASAVFVATCALSPLSLAVSSPPLPNGSLPVTQAAPAQNQQEITLLEPGKPLEREIARGQKYSYRFELSQGQYATIAIDCRGASATIRLLDTAGTAIDGSFVNAQSVKETVEVVAETPGRYGLEVENKSLPPSTEACTAQLSEPRPASEKSHQLQQARVLAFNASVLSDAGKYAEGLESAQKALELRERELGPEDASVAFPLYLLGNIYLATAELPKAEAVYQRALKIQEKTTGPASDSIFKTLNNLGVLYAQTEEFDKAELSLQRALDVGEKMFGVEAPALANSLVNLADVYDMKADYSKAIIYYERARAIAEKTFGPDYPGLATIVANLAGVYSEKGDYLKAESLGQRAVSILERTSGPEDRRLGVPLENLADAYRLEGAIDKAEPLYKRALKIFEKTQGPEHPLVADTLTNLADIDHDRRDFATAEALYQRALAIREKKLGADHPDVALSFEHLGTLFRDRGDYGRAEDFYRRALAIREKALGPEHPDVVNTLTNLSTLQMAMGNFGEAEGSLSQAIAISEHNADLNLLAGSERQKLAYLKLLSPQLNQAITLNASLAPEQAAARDLAATTVLQRKGRVQDLLSDNLQVLRQHLNNEDAKLLDAVDDVTSRLARLVLGGPANTTSEEHQKRVNALKEEREHLEAEISKRSAEFLAVSQPVTLEAVRSALPGNTALLEFMAYRRYLPGGVTDQDRVGESRYVVYVIRPTGDVQWRELGESKVLDRAIDAFRQALRDSKRNDVTQLARAVDERVMRPVRSLIGDATHLLVSPDGELDLIPFEALVDENGRYLLERYSITYLTAGRDLLRMQVPRESRSKPIVVADPFFGEPGSRQIAEARSLKVNHTKTASARRSITTGQDLSTVYFAPLIGTAQEAHTIHSLFPEARVLTGERATEAALKGVDAPRILHIATHGFFLQDQGSDTGPTTPGPAEGGTRAIQARVNIENSLLRSGLALAGANLNKGGGDDGILTALEAANLNLWGTKLVTLSACDTGVGEVKNGEGVYGLRRAFFLAGTETLVMSLWPVSDYVTRELMSDYYGGLKKGLGRGEALRQAQLAMHKRKGHQHPFYWASFIQSGEWASLDGKR; this comes from the coding sequence ATGACGCGAAGCATCCGTTCTTACTCCCTCGTTATCGGTCTTATCGCCCGGAGGGCGAGCGCTGTGTTTGTCGCAACGTGCGCCCTATCGCCGCTTTCCCTGGCTGTAAGCTCTCCTCCCCTTCCCAACGGATCTTTGCCTGTCACACAAGCCGCACCTGCACAAAATCAGCAGGAAATCACGCTCCTCGAACCCGGCAAGCCACTGGAACGCGAAATAGCTCGTGGACAGAAGTACAGTTATAGGTTCGAACTGAGCCAAGGGCAGTACGCCACCATTGCCATTGATTGCCGAGGCGCGTCTGCAACGATCAGACTCCTTGACACTGCAGGCACTGCGATCGACGGGTCTTTTGTGAATGCGCAATCCGTCAAAGAGACAGTTGAGGTCGTGGCGGAAACACCAGGTCGCTACGGCCTGGAAGTCGAGAATAAGTCGCTGCCACCTTCGACAGAGGCCTGCACAGCTCAACTTTCAGAACCGCGCCCCGCCTCCGAGAAGTCGCATCAGCTCCAGCAGGCCCGGGTCCTGGCCTTTAATGCCAGCGTTCTTAGTGACGCCGGAAAGTACGCTGAAGGGCTGGAATCCGCGCAGAAGGCTCTGGAGCTGCGGGAAAGGGAGCTGGGGCCGGAGGATGCTTCGGTTGCCTTTCCGCTCTATTTACTCGGAAACATCTATCTAGCCACGGCCGAGCTTCCAAAGGCCGAAGCGGTCTACCAGCGTGCGCTGAAGATCCAGGAAAAAACAACCGGCCCGGCAAGTGACAGCATTTTCAAAACCCTCAACAACCTGGGGGTTCTCTACGCACAAACGGAAGAATTTGACAAAGCCGAGCTGTCTTTGCAACGCGCATTGGATGTCGGAGAAAAGATGTTCGGCGTGGAAGCTCCAGCCCTCGCGAACTCACTTGTAAATCTCGCGGATGTGTATGATATGAAAGCGGACTACAGCAAGGCGATCATCTATTATGAACGGGCAAGGGCGATCGCAGAAAAGACGTTTGGTCCGGATTATCCCGGCCTCGCCACTATAGTCGCGAACCTTGCCGGGGTGTACTCTGAAAAAGGCGACTATCTGAAGGCCGAGAGTCTTGGTCAGCGTGCAGTGTCGATCCTGGAGAGGACTTCCGGGCCCGAAGATCGCCGGCTTGGAGTCCCCTTGGAGAATCTTGCCGACGCGTACCGTTTGGAAGGGGCTATTGATAAAGCGGAACCGCTCTACAAGCGCGCGCTCAAGATTTTCGAGAAAACGCAGGGACCCGAGCATCCGCTCGTCGCGGATACTCTGACGAATCTGGCCGACATCGATCACGACCGCCGCGATTTCGCAACCGCGGAGGCGCTTTACCAGAGAGCACTCGCTATCAGAGAAAAAAAGCTGGGGGCCGACCATCCCGACGTGGCGCTTTCATTCGAGCACCTCGGAACGCTTTTCCGAGATCGAGGGGATTACGGCCGCGCAGAAGATTTCTACCGGAGGGCGCTGGCGATTCGCGAAAAGGCCCTCGGGCCTGAGCATCCCGATGTGGTCAACACTCTCACCAACTTATCTACCCTTCAAATGGCGATGGGCAACTTCGGGGAAGCGGAAGGGTCCCTGTCGCAGGCCATCGCTATCAGCGAGCACAACGCCGATCTGAATCTCCTTGCCGGCTCGGAACGGCAGAAGCTGGCCTATCTGAAACTGTTGTCACCCCAGCTGAATCAAGCGATCACGCTGAATGCGAGTCTTGCGCCTGAACAGGCCGCCGCCCGCGACCTGGCGGCCACGACCGTGTTGCAACGTAAAGGCCGCGTACAGGATCTCCTTTCCGACAATCTTCAAGTGCTGCGACAGCACCTGAATAACGAGGACGCAAAATTACTCGATGCGGTGGATGACGTCACATCTCGGCTGGCCCGGCTGGTTCTGGGCGGCCCCGCAAACACAACTAGCGAGGAACATCAGAAGCGCGTCAATGCGTTGAAGGAAGAGCGGGAACATCTTGAGGCCGAGATCAGCAAGCGCAGCGCCGAGTTCCTCGCCGTGTCACAACCGGTCACGTTAGAAGCCGTGCGCAGCGCGTTGCCCGGGAACACCGCCTTGCTGGAATTCATGGCATACAGGAGATACCTTCCCGGAGGAGTAACGGACCAGGATCGCGTGGGCGAGTCGCGCTATGTCGTCTACGTTATCCGCCCCACCGGCGACGTGCAGTGGAGAGAGCTGGGCGAGAGCAAGGTTCTCGACCGAGCGATCGATGCCTTCCGCCAGGCGCTGCGCGATTCCAAAAGAAATGATGTCACCCAACTCGCACGTGCCGTGGACGAGAGGGTCATGCGGCCCGTGCGCAGCCTGATCGGGGATGCCACCCACCTGCTCGTTTCACCGGATGGGGAGCTCGACCTCATCCCTTTTGAAGCCCTGGTGGACGAAAATGGCCGCTATTTGCTGGAGCGCTACTCGATCACCTACCTGACTGCCGGACGCGACTTGCTCCGAATGCAGGTGCCCAGGGAAAGTCGGAGTAAACCCATTGTGGTGGCTGACCCGTTCTTCGGTGAGCCAGGGAGCAGGCAGATTGCAGAGGCGCGCTCGCTAAAGGTGAATCATACTAAGACCGCCTCAGCGCGCCGGAGCATCACCACCGGGCAGGATTTGTCCACCGTCTACTTTGCCCCGCTCATCGGCACGGCCCAGGAAGCTCACACTATTCACTCCCTCTTCCCCGAGGCCAGAGTCCTCACTGGAGAGCGAGCGACCGAAGCTGCCCTCAAGGGGGTTGATGCGCCCAGGATCCTGCACATCGCGACGCACGGATTCTTTCTGCAAGACCAGGGGAGTGACACCGGGCCGACGACGCCCGGCCCTGCAGAGGGCGGCACCCGCGCCATTCAGGCGAGGGTCAACATCGAGAACTCGCTGTTGCGTTCGGGGTTGGCTCTGGCGGGGGCGAATCTGAACAAAGGCGGTGGCGATGACGGCATTCTCACCGCCCTGGAGGCCGCGAACCTCAACCTTTGGGGGACAAAGCTGGTGACGCTTTCCGCCTGCGATACGGGAGTGGGGGAGGTGAAGAACGGGGAAGGCGTGTACGGACTCCGGCGGGCGTTTTTCTTGGCCGGCACGGAAACCCTGGTCATGAGCCTGTGGCCGGTCAGTGACTACGTCACGCGGGAATTGATGAGTGATTATTATGGAGGATTGAAAAAGGGCCTGGGGCGGGGTGAGGCGCTGCGGCAGGCGCAATTGGCCATGCATAAGCGCAAAGGTCACCAGCATCCGTTCTATTGGGCCAGCTTCATCCAATCAGGCGAATGGGCCAGTCTCGACGGCAAGAGATAA
- a CDS encoding cupin domain-containing protein, with amino-acid sequence MNCLNSKVARALVVFAVLGIAGALALYAQQAPAVKRTILMKQDMSIPGREAVMALVELPPGAAEGRHTHPAEVYAFVQEGTISLENEGSPTVTLKAGDVFHIAPGKIHQATNTGSVTARLSAVFVAEKGKPLTTQVK; translated from the coding sequence ATGAACTGTCTAAACTCAAAGGTTGCCAGAGCCCTCGTTGTGTTTGCAGTCCTTGGAATCGCCGGGGCGCTGGCGCTCTACGCCCAGCAAGCCCCCGCCGTCAAACGGACCATCCTGATGAAGCAGGACATGAGTATTCCAGGCCGGGAGGCCGTGATGGCGTTGGTTGAATTGCCCCCCGGTGCGGCGGAGGGAAGGCATACCCACCCCGCCGAGGTGTATGCATTCGTCCAGGAAGGCACGATCTCGCTCGAGAATGAAGGCAGTCCCACGGTAACGCTGAAGGCCGGCGATGTCTTTCATATCGCCCCGGGCAAGATTCACCAGGCGACGAATACCGGCAGCGTCACAGCGAGATTGTCGGCAGTGTTCGTGGCCGAAAAGGGCAAGCCTCTCACGACGCAGGTCAAGTAG
- a CDS encoding sigma-70 family RNA polymerase sigma factor encodes MPDKERITSLVIAAQAGDDLAFAELVRSYQDMAVAYAASILGDYQLAEDAAQEAFVEAYRELRSLREPGAFAGWFRTLLFKHCDRLTRRKRYPITGLSAAMEVASPQPSPHETLEAKNAQTAIRNAIATLSDAERAAVMLYYLGEHSHATIAEFLGVTANAVKTRLYSARQRLKKHMRHLEEGLRAARPSSGPHFAGRVMSASLTLQLYFVDVDGSKLAAGSTVASRTAEVPPAQTWLIEPRQTLTEKDWDTVVGLVRELQIPGLGASGQMTDALLERICQLDHLTYLDLHDSPEVTDDGLRHLAHLPRLQHLNLSCHRITDQGLEVLRQLPQLKTFELHHQGQVSDAGLAHLAQCDRLERVNLMGTRTGDGVIKALTGKARLRQFFAGTNVTDAGLELLHQFPVFKTWRGGRAQMSLLSFIAHPNYLWLNLKAPLTNRGLRNLAGLDGLYAVNLFGTMGHAPFDPINSAITPEGLSHLASLPHLGWLGCCAQLCTDEAMHHISSIPRLRFLMCQDAVAGDKGFMELGRSPSIEYIWGRRCYNLTGHGFAALQAMPALRGLSVSCRNVDDEGLSTLPRFPALREFMPMDVPDDGFRHVGRCGQLEALHCMYCPEMTDAATAHIAGLSKLKSYQAWSTRMTDRSLEILGRMSSLEHLRFYKCDGITQAGLASLAGLPRLLEVDLESLRHTTPEDAAVFPAHVRVNYSA; translated from the coding sequence TTGCCGGACAAGGAACGGATAACGTCGTTAGTGATCGCGGCGCAAGCGGGGGACGACCTCGCTTTTGCAGAGTTGGTCCGTTCGTATCAGGACATGGCGGTGGCTTATGCTGCTTCTATTCTGGGGGATTATCAGCTTGCGGAAGATGCGGCGCAGGAAGCTTTTGTCGAGGCATATCGAGAATTGCGTTCACTGCGCGAACCGGGCGCTTTCGCGGGGTGGTTTCGCACCCTCCTCTTCAAACACTGCGACCGTTTGACGCGCCGGAAGCGGTACCCCATCACTGGCTTAAGTGCGGCGATGGAAGTGGCCTCCCCGCAGCCCTCCCCGCACGAGACCCTCGAGGCGAAGAATGCGCAAACCGCTATCCGGAACGCCATCGCGACCCTTTCCGATGCCGAGCGCGCCGCCGTAATGCTGTACTACCTGGGTGAACACTCGCATGCGACGATCGCCGAATTCCTGGGAGTGACTGCTAATGCCGTCAAGACCCGGTTGTACTCGGCCCGCCAACGATTAAAGAAACACATGAGACACCTTGAGGAAGGGTTACGGGCCGCCCGGCCGTCGAGCGGCCCACACTTTGCCGGGCGGGTCATGAGCGCCTCCTTGACCTTGCAACTCTACTTCGTCGACGTTGACGGCAGCAAACTAGCAGCCGGCAGCACTGTCGCATCCCGGACCGCGGAAGTGCCCCCTGCGCAAACCTGGTTGATCGAGCCACGCCAGACCCTGACAGAAAAAGACTGGGACACGGTCGTTGGCCTGGTGAGGGAACTGCAAATTCCGGGTCTGGGCGCCTCTGGGCAGATGACCGACGCCTTGCTTGAACGGATCTGCCAGCTCGATCACCTGACCTATCTCGACCTGCATGATTCGCCGGAAGTGACCGATGACGGCCTCCGCCACCTGGCGCACCTCCCGCGGTTACAGCATCTTAATTTGAGTTGTCACCGGATCACCGATCAAGGGCTTGAGGTCTTACGCCAACTTCCGCAGCTCAAGACATTTGAGCTTCATCACCAGGGACAAGTGTCAGACGCAGGCTTGGCCCATCTGGCGCAATGCGATCGTCTGGAGCGGGTAAATCTGATGGGGACGCGGACCGGGGACGGCGTCATTAAGGCCCTGACGGGCAAGGCGAGACTCCGGCAATTTTTTGCCGGTACCAATGTCACCGATGCCGGCCTCGAACTGCTCCACCAGTTTCCGGTGTTCAAGACATGGAGGGGCGGCCGGGCACAGATGTCACTTCTGTCCTTCATCGCCCATCCGAACTATCTCTGGCTGAATCTCAAAGCGCCGCTGACGAACAGGGGACTTCGAAACCTGGCGGGCCTCGACGGGCTTTACGCAGTGAACCTTTTCGGAACGATGGGACATGCGCCCTTCGACCCCATCAACTCCGCGATCACACCGGAGGGTTTGAGTCATTTGGCGAGTCTTCCCCATTTGGGCTGGCTGGGTTGTTGCGCCCAGCTTTGCACCGATGAAGCGATGCATCACATCAGCAGTATCCCTCGTCTCCGTTTCCTGATGTGCCAGGATGCGGTCGCGGGCGACAAGGGTTTTATGGAGTTGGGCCGTTCGCCTTCTATTGAATACATTTGGGGACGGCGCTGCTACAACCTCACCGGGCACGGGTTTGCCGCCCTCCAGGCGATGCCGGCGTTGCGCGGACTTTCGGTGAGCTGCAGAAACGTCGATGACGAGGGCTTATCGACGTTGCCTCGCTTCCCCGCGCTTCGGGAATTCATGCCGATGGACGTCCCCGACGACGGATTTCGTCATGTGGGCCGCTGTGGACAGCTTGAAGCCCTGCACTGCATGTATTGTCCGGAAATGACCGACGCTGCAACCGCGCATATCGCCGGCTTGTCCAAGCTGAAATCCTATCAAGCTTGGAGCACCCGGATGACGGATCGCAGCCTGGAGATTCTGGGAAGGATGTCGTCTCTCGAACATCTGCGCTTCTATAAGTGCGATGGCATCACCCAGGCAGGCCTGGCCTCCCTGGCTGGCCTTCCCCGGCTACTTGAGGTCGATCTCGAGAGCTTGCGACATACTACGCCCGAAGACGCGGCTGTTTTCCCCGCCCATGTCCGTGTGAACTATTCGGCGTAG